The Alkalihalobacillus sp. TS-13 genomic interval CTGATGGTAAACAGAATGATTTTAGTTTGATTCAAACCGATTATAATTTTGGGTCTCAATCAGCCTATTATGTTAGTTTGGGAACGAATCTGAATCAAACCAGATTATATTTAGGGGTTTATGGATCTATGAAAGTGACTGAATTTAACCAAGGCACTGTCTTTGAAATAGTTCCATGAATCATAACCATGAAGTTCTTTCAGTCTAAAGTTTGATAAACATAATCGTTTATTTTGCGGAATCACTGGATTGATATCCGGGATAGTCGGCTGTGTTTGGAGGATCACTAAATTATAATCACTTTAAATCTTTTAAAAATGATTAAAGCAATTTCAACCCATAACCAGCTATAAAGGAAAGCAAATATAAAGATACTTCCAGTTGTAAGAAATGAAAAGGAATCAGAGACGGCTGGACCTAAAACTGGAAAGTGAAAAATAAATAGTAGACTCATAATACCCAACATTAAAAGAATTGTACCGGTAGCTATAATACTCAATCTCCTCCTAAAAAAGTAAAAAGATGCCCCTATGCCAAACCCTAACAATCCTGTTGTAAAAGGAAATACGATTAGTTCAGTTGGCTGTAGGATGAATAACAACATAATTGTAAGAAAATAGGACATTACTCCAAAAGGAATGGAAAACATGGAACATAACAGAATAGGTGCAGTGGCAAGCGGACTTATAAAATATCCTATACCTGGTAAATAGCCACCAGCAGCCTGTAGAATAGCAGCAATACAGGAAAAAATAGACCCTAAAATGAGCATCCTCGTTTTTTTATATCTATTGAATACTAATTGAGACAAACGAACCTCATTAGAGATAGGTTTAAAAAAATACACCTTTCCACCTCGTTCTAAATGAATTATACGTTACCATACATTATATTTATCATTGATGGAACTATTATTAATAATCTAAACGTCAATATCCTTTGTAATGAAAAATAAGCACAGCACAAGGAAAACACATGGGGCGTAAAGAGAAGGATGAGAAAGACCGCTAAAAAGACTTTAAAGCTGAACTCAAAAAGAGAATTATATGGCTTAGGCGTAAATGATATTGGTTAATAGGATGGGTGTTCCCCGGTCTACAATTTACGATAAAGCTAAAGAGCTAAATCCAAACAAATAAGCAACACCTGGTAGCGCTGTACATTCAGGAGGAGTAATTCTAAAGGATAGAGGTAACACAAGTAATAGTATAATCAGGACATTTTATCTAGGTAGACCGTGGATTTGTGGAGGAAATGAAGGATATTGATTTGATCGACAAATTAAAAATATAACAAACAACCCTTGAAAGTTTAACTTTCGAGGGTTCATTCATTTTTCTAAAATATTCTATGAGTAAACGTTGACAAAAGCAACGTTTTTAAGTATAAATAAATTAAATAATCAGAAAATGGTGAATAATTTGTTTAATGAAGAAATCAGGAAGTTCAATCGTTTTTATACCCGGGTATTAGGGCTGGTAAACCAATACTCTGAAACCAGTTTGTTTTCTTTACTAGAATCACAGATTTTATATGAAATCTATTCGAGAGACGTTTGTATCCAAAATGAACTGTGTGAGTTCTTTTCCATAGACAAAGGATACATGAGTAGAATCCTTAATAAATTCAGCAATCAAGGATTGATTATGAAAAAACCGTATGATCAGGATAAAAGAAAAGTCCGATTGGTCATTACCCCTAAGGGAAAAGAACAAACGAAAGACCTGGTTGATTCTTCAAACTTTTATGTGAATAGAATGATCAAGGATATTCCTACCTCAGAACTCAACAAGCTGATTGCCTCCATGAAAACGATAGAAGATATATTGAATAAACAAGTAGATATTAGCAGTTCTAAAAGTAGAGGAGGAGAAAAGTTTGAGTAACGTCTACATTGTCGTGGTGGTCCTTTATTTATTGTTGATGATTGGCATGGGGATTTATTATGCGAAACGAGAAGTGAGAACAAGTGAAGATTTCATGGTGGCTGGGAGACGGTTACCTAGAATTGTTTTAATCGGTACACTTTTGGCTACATGGGTTGGTTCTGGAACAGTTGTTGGAGGAGCCAGCTTTATCTATCAATATGGACCCTTTGCCTCGATTATCTACTTTGCAGGTGCTCCGATCGGTATATTCATTCTATATTTCATAGCTGATAAGGCACGTTCCTTGAGTAAATATACCATTCCGGAAATGTTAGAAATCAAATTCGGAAAGAATACGAGGACGATATCTGCGTTGTTTATCTTATTAGCTTATGTAGGAATCACATCCTATCAATTCATCGGTGGAGGTTATGTTCTCCATCTCACCACAGGCATGTCTGTTGAATTAGGTACGTTGCTGACTGCAGCTGTCGTCATCTTTCTCGCTACGACAGGTGGAATGTTCTCTGTAGCCTATACAGACTTTCTAAGCTCCTTCCTCATCGTTGTTGGTTTTATTATTGGTATTCCCTTTGCTTTATCAGCTGTTGGCGGGTTCGAAGGATTGACGGCTGGATTGGCGGACCATCAATTAGCATGGGATGGCGGATTGACCATCCCTCAATTATTGGGCTTTTTCTTACCAACCTTTCTCCTGATCCTGGGCGACCAGAATATGTACCAACGTTTTTCATCCGCAAAATCTCCCGAAGTCGCCAAGAAATCAACCATGGGATTCCTGGCCGGGGATTTATTGATCATGGGGCTGGCGATTTTGCTTGCGACTTGTTCGATCGTACTTTTCCCGAATATTCCTCCAGATACTGCTATCTTAGAACTT includes:
- a CDS encoding sodium:solute symporter encodes the protein MSNVYIVVVVLYLLLMIGMGIYYAKREVRTSEDFMVAGRRLPRIVLIGTLLATWVGSGTVVGGASFIYQYGPFASIIYFAGAPIGIFILYFIADKARSLSKYTIPEMLEIKFGKNTRTISALFILLAYVGITSYQFIGGGYVLHLTTGMSVELGTLLTAAVVIFLATTGGMFSVAYTDFLSSFLIVVGFIIGIPFALSAVGGFEGLTAGLADHQLAWDGGLTIPQLLGFFLPTFLLILGDQNMYQRFSSAKSPEVAKKSTMGFLAGDLLIMGLAILLATCSIVLFPNIPPDTAILELAASGLPIGIGSLILAASVAFIITTGNSYLLSSAGNLVYDLIQGLKKKKIDESKILGLNRYIVILLGIFAYSLGQFFPSVLAIQMYSYTMYGAAITPTILASFLWKRATTAGVLSSIIIGGFATIFWEIGLQKPMDWNSVLFSLPLSLLALTVVSLMTKPKKLDVQPATTINQ
- a CDS encoding MarR family winged helix-turn-helix transcriptional regulator; amino-acid sequence: MTKATFLSINKLNNQKMVNNLFNEEIRKFNRFYTRVLGLVNQYSETSLFSLLESQILYEIYSRDVCIQNELCEFFSIDKGYMSRILNKFSNQGLIMKKPYDQDKRKVRLVITPKGKEQTKDLVDSSNFYVNRMIKDIPTSELNKLIASMKTIEDILNKQVDISSSKSRGGEKFE